The following proteins are encoded in a genomic region of Gemmatimonadaceae bacterium:
- a CDS encoding M14 metallopeptidase family protein codes for MSQSVRYLAVRATLVTLLLGIAIPRPTDAQKPIPTPESSFGFPVGADYKLFDYEQSITYFRRLAAASNRIKLIDVGKTAFGRTITVALISSPENLARLDQIRRTNLRFAHPEGLTDAEAHRLARDAKAIVDISGGLHASEIAGSQHTPLVAYELLAHPDDPRNKAILDNVVLFLWPSINPDGQDIVVNWCKARDEKKPTAPMELYEKYVGHDNNRDSYMLNVVESRVIQRTWRDWEPDIIYVHHQSSPFPTRIWIPPFADPVGLRVPPIMAREVNAIGTRIAEELDANGQPGAVHQLATYDAWYPGYIDYMPMYQNIPSWWTETQGGNCATPRTTTVDSLPSDYRDLRPTTMYLSPWAQGKWGLRDAVNYMVTASLATLNYAAKFREEILYNRYQAGRNTIQQYRTSAPYAYLIPQAQYDPVAPAELLKRIAFMGVHVKQLDRDVTYDGTSYPKGTWVIPMDQEYAQLVRELFEPQKYPEIKDDTPYDAAGWTLPYQMNVSVVEGRAPLTADFRAALQSVQGKTVDWHTAPDAPFTTNAEAAGIVPLPGQITGSGNAIVLDPAQNNSFRFLNRALTSGGTASFLPASAMRSARWVVGGLDSTAAQQLASDLFVRATWAGNDEKPNAVPAPKRIALYKGAPGNMDEGWTEWLLDTHDFHYTLISPADLHAGNLASRFDVVIVASQGLTSGGRGGRGGGGGGAPADTASQRAEDTVRVHAFDDFVRSGGTLVAWNQGATAAATALHLPVRNVVAGIPRREYFTGGSIMQVVVDTTHPVMSGMPAHADVFVFNSPVFTTLDGFDGSVLAKYPNDGPILRSGYLVGQKYMQGLAAALDVKHDRGHVILVAFQPEWRGQSTGTFRVVFNAALFGGDVAAQAHGASGFWSPPTLGTQR; via the coding sequence ATGTCTCAATCCGTTCGATACCTGGCCGTGCGTGCTACGCTCGTCACGCTGTTGTTGGGCATCGCCATCCCGCGCCCGACCGACGCGCAGAAGCCGATCCCCACGCCCGAGTCGTCATTTGGCTTCCCCGTCGGCGCGGACTACAAGCTGTTCGATTACGAGCAGTCGATCACGTACTTCCGCCGCCTCGCGGCCGCGAGCAACCGCATCAAGCTCATCGACGTCGGCAAGACCGCCTTCGGCAGGACGATTACCGTCGCTCTCATCTCGTCTCCCGAAAACCTCGCGCGGCTCGATCAGATTCGCCGCACGAATCTGCGCTTCGCGCATCCCGAGGGGCTGACCGATGCCGAAGCGCACCGCCTTGCCCGTGACGCGAAGGCGATCGTCGACATCAGCGGCGGGCTGCACGCTTCGGAGATCGCCGGCTCCCAGCACACGCCGCTGGTCGCCTACGAGCTCCTCGCGCATCCTGACGACCCTCGGAACAAAGCCATCCTCGACAATGTCGTGCTCTTTCTTTGGCCATCCATCAATCCCGACGGCCAGGACATCGTCGTCAACTGGTGCAAGGCGCGCGACGAGAAAAAGCCGACGGCCCCGATGGAGCTCTACGAGAAGTACGTGGGACACGACAACAACCGTGATTCTTATATGCTTAACGTCGTTGAATCACGGGTCATTCAGCGCACTTGGCGCGACTGGGAGCCCGATATCATTTATGTGCATCACCAGTCGTCGCCCTTCCCGACGCGAATCTGGATCCCGCCTTTTGCCGATCCGGTCGGCCTGCGCGTTCCGCCGATCATGGCGCGCGAAGTGAACGCGATCGGTACGCGCATCGCCGAGGAGCTCGACGCGAACGGACAGCCGGGCGCCGTTCATCAACTGGCGACGTACGATGCGTGGTATCCCGGCTACATCGACTACATGCCGATGTACCAGAACATCCCCTCCTGGTGGACCGAGACGCAGGGCGGCAACTGCGCCACGCCGCGCACGACGACCGTCGACAGTCTGCCGTCCGACTATCGGGATCTGCGTCCGACCACGATGTATCTGAGCCCCTGGGCGCAGGGGAAGTGGGGCCTGCGCGACGCCGTGAACTACATGGTGACCGCGTCGCTCGCGACGCTGAACTATGCCGCGAAATTCCGTGAGGAAATTCTCTACAATCGCTATCAGGCCGGACGCAACACGATTCAGCAATACCGCACGAGCGCGCCCTACGCCTACCTCATTCCACAGGCGCAGTACGATCCAGTTGCGCCGGCGGAGTTGCTCAAGCGCATCGCGTTCATGGGAGTCCACGTGAAGCAGCTCGATCGCGATGTCACGTACGACGGCACGTCCTATCCCAAGGGCACATGGGTCATTCCCATGGATCAGGAGTACGCGCAGCTCGTGCGCGAGCTCTTCGAGCCGCAAAAATATCCGGAGATCAAGGACGACACTCCCTACGACGCAGCCGGTTGGACCCTTCCATATCAGATGAACGTGAGCGTCGTCGAGGGGCGTGCACCGCTCACGGCAGATTTCCGCGCCGCGCTCCAGAGCGTTCAGGGCAAGACCGTCGATTGGCATACGGCCCCAGACGCACCCTTCACCACGAACGCCGAAGCGGCGGGCATCGTGCCGTTGCCCGGACAGATCACCGGCAGTGGAAATGCAATCGTCCTCGATCCGGCGCAGAATAATTCCTTCCGCTTTCTCAATCGTGCCCTGACGTCGGGCGGGACGGCGAGCTTCCTGCCCGCAAGCGCGATGCGCAGCGCGCGGTGGGTTGTCGGCGGGCTCGATTCGACTGCCGCGCAGCAGTTGGCATCGGATCTCTTCGTTCGGGCCACCTGGGCGGGCAACGACGAAAAGCCGAACGCGGTGCCGGCACCAAAGCGCATTGCGCTGTACAAGGGTGCGCCGGGCAACATGGATGAGGGGTGGACCGAGTGGTTGCTCGACACACACGACTTTCACTACACGCTCATTTCACCCGCCGATCTGCACGCGGGCAATCTTGCCAGTCGCTTCGACGTCGTCATCGTCGCGTCGCAGGGCCTAACGAGTGGCGGTCGGGGCGGTCGGGGCGGCGGCGGCGGTGGCGCTCCAGCGGACACGGCGAGTCAGCGCGCTGAAGACACCGTGCGTGTGCATGCGTTCGACGACTTCGTCCGCTCCGGCGGGACGCTCGTCGCCTGGAATCAGGGAGCAACAGCAGCGGCGACGGCGCTCCACCTCCCCGTGCGCAACGTTGTCGCCGGCATTCCGCGTCGGGAGTACTTCACCGGCGGCTCGATCATGCAGGTCGTGGTCGACACGACCCATCCGGTGATGTCGGGTATGCCGGCCCACGCCGATGTGTTCGTGTTCAATAGCCCTGTGTTCACGACGCTCGACGGTTTCGACGGGTCCGTGCTCGCGAAGTACCCTAACGATGGCCCGATCCTCCGTTCCGGGTATCTCGTCGGCCAGAAGTACATGCAGGGACTGGCCGCGGCGCTCGACGTGAAGCACGATCGGGGTCACGTCATCCTCGTTGCCTTCCAACCGGAGTGGCGCGGGCAGTCGACAGGGACGTTCCGGGTCGTCTTCAATGCGGCGCTCTTTGGCGGCGACGTGGCGGCGCAGGCGCACGGTGCCTCGGGCTTCTGGAGTCCGCCGACGTTAGGCACGCAGCGCTGA
- a CDS encoding SusC/RagA family TonB-linked outer membrane protein, producing MNVRRSAFIAAAMAAVGFASPVVRSAAAQGSIRGRVTAVESGRPLSGAHVLLVGSTSVATTGDDGSFTLRGVAAGTWQLQALHVGYESQKKPVTVTSGDSARVEFALTAAVVQLQEVVTTATGQQRRAELGNAVSVLDISKKVEESPNNNLTSMMIAKSPSVTILPGTELGGAPTVRIRGVSSISLSNAPIWYVDGVRYSASGLSSGTDVGFSLLNSLNPDEIEDIEIVKGPSAATLYGTNAANGVVLITTKKGRAGPARWAWTAENRTIDDRVPYQDMYANFGHDPVTGDVLRCQLATMVTSANSTGSCVSDSLTHYNWMKDPQNTFVHLGRGSLYGMNVNGGTDVLHYFASGDIDNEIGPIQMPSYEVNRFNSQNIPVRNEWFHPEAQQRSSWRGNLSAALSPTVDLNLNTGFAKLDNRIPPESDLIIALYYVGMQNYGYKGCPGGVAPCGLDKDPNQANGTPLHDALQWAPGDIMQVTQNSDVQRFTGSANTSWRPFSWMHNDGTLGLDLAAVDFFQLCRLNECPPQTSTARLGSVTDNQTKFRNLSAKISSTSTYNYRSWINFQTSVGGDYTNVEVDSVRTSGTTLPPGGSTVGAAATRSASNGQPMAVKTLGIYAQEQAGFNDRLFLTAAVRTDQNSAFGTNFQRVVYPKASASWVVSDESFFPHYSWLDQLRLRTAYGASGVQPGATSALILYTPASVSIPTKSSTATGGTDTPSLTLNQPGNVDLKPETSTEFEGGFDSQFLSNRLHFEYTFWRKKTKNALINVNLAPSSGAALLSPLLNIGSTEGWGHEAQVTAQLWQSRRFGWDVLLTGSHFSNKILDLGIDPSTGQGRVLIANSGSTSGQVRQMVGYPINAQWYRPYTYSDANHDGIVQVSEVHVDSSFQYFGYRVPRDLMSIQNGFDFLGGMVRITMMFDYKGGASTLDGANNFQCNTGPFACRDTQDPTVSLDRQAAAIAKTYGTTLNGTNYKTSLGYFRNNQFWKFRELSAVLQLPNAVRSRIRAQQGSSIVFGARNLHTWSSWTGIDPEANYGLTQTEAQNEFQTTGLPTYFTVRLNLKY from the coding sequence ATGAATGTTCGTCGCTCGGCGTTCATCGCGGCGGCCATGGCCGCTGTTGGATTCGCCAGTCCAGTCGTGCGCAGCGCTGCCGCGCAGGGCTCGATCAGGGGTCGTGTGACGGCCGTCGAGAGCGGCCGCCCCCTCTCTGGCGCTCACGTGCTGCTCGTTGGGTCGACTTCGGTCGCGACGACGGGCGACGACGGTTCGTTCACCTTGAGAGGTGTCGCGGCCGGGACCTGGCAGCTGCAGGCCCTCCACGTCGGCTATGAATCACAAAAGAAGCCGGTAACCGTGACGAGTGGCGATTCGGCGCGAGTCGAGTTCGCGCTCACGGCGGCGGTGGTGCAGCTGCAAGAGGTGGTGACGACCGCGACGGGACAACAACGACGCGCTGAGCTGGGCAATGCTGTCTCGGTGCTCGACATCTCGAAAAAGGTCGAGGAGAGTCCGAACAACAACCTTACGTCGATGATGATCGCGAAGTCGCCGAGCGTCACGATCTTGCCCGGCACGGAGTTGGGCGGCGCGCCGACGGTGCGCATTCGCGGCGTCTCGTCGATCAGTCTTTCCAACGCGCCAATCTGGTATGTGGACGGCGTGCGCTACTCGGCGTCCGGCTTGTCGTCGGGCACGGACGTCGGCTTCTCGCTTCTCAATTCGCTCAACCCGGACGAGATCGAAGACATCGAGATCGTGAAGGGTCCATCGGCGGCAACGCTGTACGGGACGAACGCCGCGAACGGCGTCGTGCTCATCACAACAAAGAAAGGCCGCGCGGGACCAGCCCGATGGGCGTGGACCGCTGAGAATCGCACCATCGACGATCGCGTGCCGTACCAGGACATGTACGCCAACTTCGGTCACGACCCGGTAACGGGCGACGTCCTTCGTTGCCAGCTGGCGACGATGGTGACGAGCGCGAATTCGACTGGTTCGTGCGTTTCCGACAGCCTCACGCACTACAACTGGATGAAGGATCCGCAAAACACCTTCGTGCATCTCGGGCGCGGCAGTCTCTATGGCATGAACGTGAACGGAGGCACCGACGTCCTCCACTACTTCGCCAGCGGCGACATCGATAACGAGATTGGGCCGATTCAGATGCCCTCGTACGAGGTCAATCGATTCAATTCCCAGAACATCCCTGTGCGCAACGAGTGGTTCCATCCGGAAGCCCAGCAGCGTTCTTCGTGGCGTGGCAATCTTTCGGCAGCGCTCTCGCCGACGGTGGACCTCAACCTCAACACGGGGTTCGCGAAGCTCGACAATCGCATCCCGCCGGAGAGCGATCTGATCATCGCGCTTTATTACGTCGGGATGCAGAACTACGGATACAAAGGATGTCCGGGCGGAGTGGCGCCTTGTGGTCTCGACAAGGATCCGAACCAGGCCAATGGTACGCCCCTACATGATGCGCTCCAGTGGGCACCGGGCGACATCATGCAGGTGACGCAAAATTCGGACGTGCAGCGTTTCACGGGAAGCGCGAACACGAGTTGGCGGCCCTTCTCGTGGATGCATAATGATGGCACGCTCGGTCTCGACCTTGCGGCCGTCGACTTCTTCCAGCTGTGCCGCTTGAACGAGTGTCCGCCGCAGACCTCGACGGCGCGTCTCGGAAGCGTTACGGACAATCAGACGAAGTTCCGCAACCTGTCGGCGAAGATCTCGAGCACGTCGACGTACAATTACCGCTCGTGGATCAATTTCCAAACGAGCGTCGGAGGCGACTACACGAACGTCGAAGTCGACTCCGTTCGCACCAGTGGAACAACGCTCCCGCCGGGTGGCTCGACCGTCGGCGCTGCCGCGACGCGGAGTGCCTCCAACGGGCAACCGATGGCAGTGAAGACGCTTGGCATCTACGCGCAGGAGCAGGCTGGCTTCAACGACCGGCTCTTCCTTACAGCGGCCGTTCGCACGGATCAGAACAGCGCGTTCGGCACGAACTTCCAGCGGGTTGTCTATCCGAAGGCGAGTGCGTCGTGGGTGGTTTCGGATGAAAGTTTCTTCCCGCATTACTCCTGGCTGGATCAGCTCCGACTTCGCACCGCGTATGGTGCGAGCGGCGTTCAGCCGGGCGCGACCTCAGCCCTGATTCTGTATACGCCGGCGAGTGTGAGCATTCCGACGAAGTCATCGACGGCGACGGGTGGCACGGACACGCCGAGCCTAACGTTGAATCAACCCGGCAATGTGGACCTCAAGCCGGAAACGTCGACGGAATTCGAGGGCGGCTTCGATTCACAGTTCCTGAGTAATCGCCTGCACTTCGAGTACACGTTCTGGAGGAAGAAGACGAAGAATGCGCTCATCAATGTCAACCTCGCGCCCTCGTCAGGCGCCGCGCTGCTCAGCCCTCTGCTCAATATCGGATCGACCGAAGGATGGGGACACGAAGCGCAGGTGACGGCGCAGCTCTGGCAGTCACGCCGCTTTGGCTGGGACGTGTTGCTCACCGGGTCGCACTTCAGCAACAAGATTCTCGATCTCGGCATCGATCCGAGCACGGGACAAGGGCGCGTGCTGATCGCGAACAGCGGCAGCACGAGCGGCCAGGTCCGGCAGATGGTCGGTTATCCGATCAACGCGCAGTGGTACCGTCCGTACACGTACTCCGATGCCAACCACGATGGCATCGTGCAAGTGAGCGAGGTGCACGTCGACTCGTCCTTCCAGTATTTCGGCTACCGTGTACCGCGCGACCTCATGTCGATCCAGAACGGTTTCGATTTCCTCGGCGGCATGGTTCGCATCACGATGATGTTCGATTACAAGGGCGGAGCAAGCACGCTCGACGGCGCGAACAACTTCCAGTGCAACACGGGACCGTTCGCATGCCGAGACACGCAGGATCCAACGGTCTCGCTCGACCGTCAGGCGGCGGCGATCGCCAAGACGTACGGCACGACGCTCAACGGAACGAACTACAAGACCTCGCTCGGCTACTTCCGCAACAACCAGTTCTGGAAGTTCCGCGAGCTATCGGCGGTCCTGCAGCTGCCTAACGCGGTACGATCGCGGATTCGTGCACAGCAGGGATCCTCGATCGTGTTCGGCGCGCGCAATCTGCACACGTGGAGCTCATGGACGGGCATCGACCCCGAAGCGAACTACGGTTTGACGCAGACGGAAGCGCAGAACGAGTTCCAGACGACGGGTCTCCCGACGTATTTCACCGTTCGACTCAATCTCAAGTACTGA
- a CDS encoding prolyl oligopeptidase family serine peptidase — protein MISTIRTATLAMLVGATSLVAQQPQGAPSAASAARPVLTEADFARIEALGAVALSPDGKWVAYDFRRGVAGPTELRYRPVAGGSEASAALGNVPVFSSNSRWLLFTVSPDTIGGRGAGRAGRGAGGRGSVTGAGATSEAARNKVGIVDLRSGTTTILADVASFALSKDGSHVALRRYAPPETKSRGADLVIRDLDQGSDITFGNVADFAWSDDGALLAMAVDVDGHTGDGVQILNVTTGVIRELDSGDHFYSAVAWRRHADDLAVLRSRSDSAFADTSYAVIAWRGLAGPRPTKSVYDFGVDASFPNGMRVTSYRPPLWSEDGSAVFVGLAAREPKESRQWNASQPARVEVWHWKDRREYHQQDRQAAQDRQKTELAAWRLADNRLVRLADDSSDVVQLSENQRVALVNDEQPYFSEIISGRQYRDVYSIDLATGRRDRVVTKSVYPASASPTGRYVLYPQGGHWWTYDLTTKARANLTAKISSAFVNMEDDHPIHERRPYGVGGWTTGDRSVILYDRSDLWQVASDGSNPVRLTRGREDSTVYRIEVLDPDARAIDPAKPIILSAVGDWNKKSGFARLTIGQPAQRLVWLDKSVGRLLQAKNAANTFAFVEQSADEPPNVFVTAAGFDAAQQVSHTNAFLADHAWGKQVLMPYTNSRGDKLQMMLTYPADYQPGRQYPMVVYYYEKLSQGFHQWVAPTDRSTYNTSVFSQNGYFVLRPDVVFRYREPGYSGLDCVTSAVKAALATGMIDPKRVGNMGHSWGGYQSAFYAVHGHGMFAATIAGAPLTDLISMYGYTSFNSGLPETGHYETGQERMQVPLWEDPQAYVRNSTVFAVDSLQTPLLLEEGDADGNVNYWQSMELYNFGRRLGKEVVFLIYNDENHGVARPESQIDYHRRQLEWFAHYLKGEPAADWITHGETYLARQKMLNAYNASKDVSPTPAIQAGATSNSGGRTRRP, from the coding sequence ATGATCTCCACGATTCGCACCGCGACGCTCGCAATGCTCGTCGGAGCGACCTCGCTCGTCGCGCAGCAGCCACAAGGCGCGCCGTCGGCTGCGTCCGCTGCCAGGCCCGTTCTCACCGAAGCCGACTTTGCGCGCATCGAGGCGCTTGGCGCGGTCGCATTGTCACCGGATGGAAAATGGGTGGCATATGACTTTCGGCGTGGCGTGGCCGGTCCCACCGAGCTGCGATATCGGCCGGTAGCTGGAGGCAGCGAAGCGAGTGCTGCGTTAGGCAACGTGCCCGTCTTCAGCTCGAACAGCCGCTGGCTGCTCTTCACCGTGAGTCCGGACACGATCGGTGGCCGCGGCGCGGGCCGCGCTGGACGCGGCGCCGGCGGGCGCGGTTCGGTCACGGGCGCGGGCGCCACGTCGGAGGCCGCGCGCAACAAGGTTGGCATCGTCGATCTGAGATCCGGGACGACGACCATCCTCGCCGACGTGGCGTCGTTCGCGTTGAGCAAAGACGGATCGCACGTTGCACTGCGTCGCTATGCGCCGCCTGAAACGAAGAGTCGCGGCGCGGACCTGGTCATCCGTGACCTGGATCAGGGAAGCGACATCACCTTCGGCAACGTGGCTGATTTCGCCTGGAGTGACGATGGTGCACTGCTCGCGATGGCCGTCGACGTCGATGGCCATACGGGCGATGGCGTACAGATCCTCAACGTCACCACCGGTGTCATCCGCGAGCTCGACAGCGGCGATCACTTCTATAGCGCCGTCGCGTGGCGCAGGCACGCCGATGATCTCGCCGTTTTGCGAAGCCGATCGGACAGCGCGTTCGCGGACACGAGCTATGCGGTGATCGCGTGGCGCGGCCTCGCTGGCCCGCGTCCGACGAAGAGCGTCTATGATTTCGGGGTCGACGCGAGCTTCCCGAACGGAATGCGCGTCACCAGCTACCGTCCGCCACTCTGGTCCGAAGACGGTAGCGCCGTGTTCGTCGGGTTGGCGGCACGCGAGCCGAAGGAATCACGTCAATGGAACGCGTCGCAACCCGCGCGCGTCGAAGTCTGGCACTGGAAGGACCGGCGCGAGTACCACCAGCAGGATCGTCAGGCCGCGCAAGACCGCCAGAAGACCGAGCTTGCGGCGTGGCGGCTCGCCGACAATCGGCTCGTTAGGTTGGCGGACGATTCCTCGGATGTGGTGCAACTGTCCGAGAATCAGCGCGTCGCGCTGGTGAACGACGAGCAGCCGTATTTTTCGGAGATCATCTCGGGGCGGCAGTACCGCGACGTCTATTCCATCGACCTGGCGACTGGTCGGCGTGATCGCGTCGTCACGAAGAGCGTCTATCCGGCATCGGCAAGCCCGACGGGCCGCTACGTGCTGTATCCACAGGGCGGCCACTGGTGGACGTACGATCTCACGACCAAAGCGCGCGCGAATCTCACGGCCAAGATCTCGAGCGCGTTCGTCAACATGGAAGACGATCACCCGATCCACGAGCGTCGTCCCTATGGTGTCGGCGGCTGGACGACCGGCGACCGCTCCGTGATTCTGTACGATCGCTCCGATCTGTGGCAAGTGGCCTCGGACGGCTCGAATCCCGTTAGGCTCACGCGTGGTCGCGAGGACAGCACCGTGTATCGGATCGAGGTGCTCGACCCGGACGCGCGCGCAATCGATCCCGCGAAGCCGATCATTCTCTCGGCCGTGGGCGACTGGAACAAGAAGAGCGGATTCGCTCGCCTGACCATCGGTCAACCGGCGCAGCGCCTCGTGTGGCTGGACAAGAGTGTCGGTCGGCTGCTGCAGGCCAAGAACGCAGCGAACACATTTGCCTTCGTGGAGCAGAGCGCCGACGAGCCGCCTAACGTCTTCGTCACGGCGGCCGGCTTCGATGCGGCGCAGCAGGTATCGCACACCAATGCGTTCCTCGCCGATCACGCGTGGGGAAAACAGGTGCTGATGCCGTACACCAACTCCCGCGGCGATAAGTTGCAGATGATGCTGACGTACCCGGCGGATTATCAGCCGGGCAGACAATACCCGATGGTCGTGTACTACTACGAGAAGCTGTCGCAGGGATTTCACCAGTGGGTGGCGCCCACCGATCGATCGACGTACAACACCAGCGTCTTTAGCCAGAATGGCTACTTCGTCCTGCGTCCCGACGTCGTTTTCCGGTATCGAGAGCCCGGGTACTCAGGGCTGGATTGCGTGACGTCGGCGGTGAAGGCGGCACTCGCGACGGGCATGATCGACCCCAAGCGCGTCGGCAACATGGGACACTCGTGGGGCGGCTATCAGTCGGCGTTCTACGCGGTGCACGGCCACGGCATGTTCGCCGCGACGATTGCCGGAGCGCCGCTCACGGACTTGATCAGCATGTACGGTTATACGTCTTTTAACAGCGGTTTGCCCGAGACGGGACACTACGAAACCGGGCAGGAGCGGATGCAGGTCCCGCTCTGGGAAGATCCGCAAGCGTACGTCCGCAACTCGACCGTCTTCGCCGTGGACTCGCTGCAGACACCCCTGCTTCTCGAGGAGGGAGACGCCGACGGCAACGTCAACTACTGGCAGAGCATGGAGCTCTATAACTTCGGCCGCCGCCTGGGCAAGGAAGTCGTCTTTCTGATCTATAACGACGAGAATCACGGCGTCGCGCGGCCGGAGAGCCAGATCGATTATCATCGGCGACAACTCGAGTGGTTCGCGCACTACCTCAAGGGCGAGCCGGCGGCGGATTGGATCACGCACGGTGAAACGTATCTGGCGCGTCAGAAGATGCTCAACGCGTACAATGCGTCGAAGGACGTGTCACCCACGCCGGCGATTCAGGCCGGTGCGACAAGCAATAGCGGGGGGAGGACGCGGCGTCCGTGA